The DNA segment ttactattagttttattcataattttggAAGTCTGCACTTTAAAAGGTGTAATACTATTCTGTTAAGTGTGCCGTTCATGGAACTATTTTAGACAGTATGTAAACCATTCGGTAGCAACTTAATTATACGGTTCAAATGTTGTTATACACtattatattattcatttatatatttctttttgctGATACCATGACACCGggttacaaaactttaaatgttCGGTACCAAGTCAGGCATAGGGCAGTCCATtttatgtatgttggcgtttggtTTTGATGCAGGTCAATGCTATTGTTTTACTCTTAAAGGGAAACCTGATCCCTCAATTTTAGTATGAaacccgaatttgttttctcttaatggatttatgaattttgaacagagATATTatactgtttcctttatttaagGCTATCTTGGAAGTAGGACGGTTTCATTAACAATTTCAGGATAGCCAACAAACAACCCTACGAATATTCCTTACTGTGGCCAGACTTGGGTGAATAAGTAAAATAGTTATTTTGGTTACCTTGTTTACTGCCTTTAACgtaaaataattgataatttaCAACTGAGAGGAACAAAGTGCCATTCAATGGGCTCATTATGAATCAAAGTAATGGTTTGTTTGTTGTATGCATGTTTCATGCAAAGCTTTATAATATATACCTAGCATTACTCCTTACAGTGATAAATCATGTATCTGCTTCTTCCAACGATGTAAATATAGTTTGTGTCGGTCCTTAAACCTTAACAAATGTCATTAGTTATGattatttaaagaacaaaaatacacataaaacagaaaaagacaaCTTTAATCTCGTATATCATTCGATCATAATGTTGTTCTTCTTTTGAAGAGGTGGAGagggtttacttttttaaaactgaaaatgttAGATAGTTTATGTACTATATCTAATCAAAGTAATGATAACAAAACTAGAAAACTATAGTGATTGAATACATTTgccctgtattttttttataagctaAGTCCACTGAAAACACACGAGACACATATCGCAAATTCCTACTTACATGATTTTCAACTGATggttaattttgttttggagGTGATATGTACACATGGTACATTACAGCTAAAATAATTGTGTGATTATCAGTTGTGCTATTAATCAACTTtaccaaattaaaaataaaaatgtgcaCAAATGTTAACAGTTCTAAAATTGTAGTCATATGCCATgtcatatattgaaaaaataaggtcaaaagaaatatttcatcaaaattgttgtgcaaagaaaatgaataaatatccTCCATTCACTTCTTTATTCAGctgtaaaatattcattagtctaaattttaaacaaaactttccTGTTTTAATAATTATGCAGGAAAAATAATTCAACTCATTCTAGAATTTTGCACgaattaaagattttttcaaagataagATGACTACTTACCCTTAAAAGATACACTGCAAATCAATAGTAAGGACCAAGgttaaaataaacagtaaatGCTTCAATTCTTAcgaaatatatcattttttaaaaccattttataTCTGATGAGCATGCAGCGAAACGGATAGAAACTTGTATTACATGTGCAGTGTACAAATCTCTTATTCTTTACACAGGTCAGTCGTTTATAATCAGATAAGATTGTATACTAgctttacaaattatttaatttcgATTTTGATAGAACAATAATTTCGAATGTAAGTCGATATCTGTTATTGTATAATTAAACAATTGATTTGATATATGTGCACAATCATAAAATTGCTCTCTTGCATGTCTCGCTTGATTTTCCGTGCCCCACGGTTCGTTGGTGTTTTGTCAAGGTCTCAATCGGTACACTTTAGTAATTAAACCCAAATGTTAATCAGCTGGCACAGTTTTCATGATTATAACccattacacataaaacaatccTTCTTATAGGACTACACTTTAAtagtatatatacatgcatttgttcaatattttctcccaatttataatttcaaggAACTCGTTGCAAATGACTTTATGCAAGcgtctataatactaaaattacgaggtccaatttgtcagccgtcatcacgtaaaaacgacgaatcaaagaattcaactttatatataactaataaagaacaaaggtgtagattaaaaattacaccactccaggcccttttgttttccacgttattaatattgccaataattcaGAAGTTCCGGGttgagtccgataccgataccaatagtatattcacctgttacctattctgtacgttccgcatctgacaggcgcaccaacaaacggtgtattcaggattaatatgctatattcacgggtcataatcacagggttgacactattgtagtattttaatcagtaagactttctaagataacataggaatactaaaaatctggacaaAAATAAGGcatataggtacagttttcaatttgttagcgggcatgacgtaaaacagcgaatcaaagaattcaactttatttataactaatataggacaatgctgttgattaaaaaaatactccattccaggaccttttgttttccaaataattaatattaccaataattcaTAAGTTCCAGTTcaacgggttcaaacagaaagatttgaaagcagaaaaaactgtgtatcttataatcggcatgactttatcagatgacaatactaatactaaaataaggcttggcatagttatatactttaattcagtcacggacccgcgatatcacgctGGGGTGtgttaccttatctgtacgttccgcatctgacaggcgcaccaccaaacggtgtattttataggattttgctatatacacgggtcataatcacagggtcaGATTGTTTCCTATtgtgtagtattttaatcagtaagactttctaagataacaatattacgaatactaaaaatctggacttataataaggcgtataggtacagatTTCAATgtgcaccaccaaacggtgtattttataggattttgctatatacacgggtcataatcacggggtcaaattgttccctattgtgtagtattttaatcagcaAGATTTTCTAAGATAACACTAAGAATACTAAAAATTTGGACTTGAAATAAGGCGTaaaggtacagttttcaatttgttagcgggcatgacgcagaacagcgaatcaaagatttcaactttatttataactaatataggacaatgatgttgattaaaaaatactccattccaggactttttgttttccaaataattaatattaccaataattgaatttgataagttccaggtcgacgggtcacaaaaatactgatctccgctgaaaattcaaaacaaaaaatccgtaATCAAAtcgaaaaatcaaaagtttcaaacaTCTCAAACGAACAACTGTCtcattcttgacttggtacaggcattacTCTATGCAGATAAGattgtttatttgaaataaatttcttttaatacgataaatattaaataaggaGATGCGACATGAATTCCAATCATGAGACAAATTGCAAATAAAGACAAACTGACTTGATTTCAGCAACattataaatgactttttttttacttggaCTTAAATTACTGGAACAAAAGAAAGGCGACAGTAGTTTACTACTCTTAATACTGGAATTTGATtcaattgtcatacaagtgagaggtttagcgatataaaacaatgttttattcaccattttcttcatttgaaaatgcctgtaccaagtcagaaatatgacagttgttgtccattcgttttatgtgttttgtcatttaattttgccatttattCAAGGactctccgttttgaattttccttggagttcagtatttttggattttcctttttttaaatctggtAAATCGATAAGAAAAAGGCAATCAACGTAACAGACAAAAACGGAAGATATCGTAAGAAACCAAAAAAGGAGCAAACCCATTGCCGTCGACAGGGTAAAAATCTCCTGCTATGCATGCATCAACGGTTAATTTTAGATTGAGTGGCATTCTAGATTATAAATATACccaaagaaaaagatataaagCGCAGTAAAGATCTTCTTACTATATTTTATTAAcgtatattattgatataaggAAAACATGCACTCAACTACTTTAGATGCACACTTTAGTTTCACAAACCATGAAGACTAACGAGAAAAACTAAATTCAAACTATAGTTGAAAGAATAATTTATTTACTCTACGATACATTTCATAGATTTGAGAAGAAACTAGTTTTCAAAACCAGCTGTTATGAAAGATGtaacattttacttaaaaaaaatattttccttgatatttttacaatatactTTGTTGAGAATAAAATGTTACATAATCttaatcatttcaatttttgtaacattttttgaaatgaatacaataaataacaaatcatCGATGAAATTCAAATAAGTAATCAACAACATTTATAAGAGTTGCATGAACTCGTGTTTGTTCTTACAACATATTATACAATGCCATACTTCCTATCTTGTGGCCAAAGAGAAGTTCGTTCTTATTCATGTTGTAGCATACAGTTAACGGTACACTGACGTTGTCGCTAGCATTTAAAATCTCATTACTGTCTGTTCCGTTTTGAAGTATAAGTGTCAGATTATTTGAAAGACTACCTGAAACATAAACATTTTGAGAAATATCTACAGTTATACCTGACGGGCACATTacagatttatttttgaatttccaAATTGTTTGTCCTTTGTGATTACAACAGTTTACTGTATTCAAGTTACAGTCAGTGTAGTATATCTTGTCCTCGGTAGCTGCTACATGAAACACATCAGAAGTGTTgatcttaattttatttaagatttttccGGATATGATTAGTAACAGTATTCTTGTACTACAGTGACTATTTTTCCATTACAGTGAGATATTCCGAAGCACTTTTTTTCACATAATGTCTTCCTATCATCAGTGCCTTTTTTGATACTCATTATCTCTAAACGTTTCACATCTGGATATGTTACAGCGATGCGGTCTGTATCTATTTCTGTTAGATCATATGGCTTATCTGACACATTGACGTCACGGATATATTTTCCTTTCTCGTTGTACTCAAGCAATTTTCCTGAACCCCAGAAATCTGCAATCAGAGTTCTTCCATCAGACAATAAGACGCATCCTGGGCTTTGGTGCTGcagttttatattaaatttccGTTTTAATTGAAGCTCAACATAATGGGTATCATCTTGCTTTGACCCTCGCACTTGCATTTGAGCTTGGTCAACATTTGCGTCTTGTAATTGAAAATCGGCACATGTTTCAGTGATGTGTATTTCGCCAAACTGCTTGACGTTCTTCATTAGTGAATTGATCACACGATGTAATTTCATATCCATGGCATAATTCTTTTCCTTACCTATTTCAACTTTGAGTAATTCAATTTTGTCCATAGTGGTTTTGTTCATTTGACATGTCCCTAGGAACAGTTCAAGGTCAGATGCATGCAGTTTCATTCGTTGTGTTTGTTCCCTAAAGTTTTTGAACTCCTTTTCTCTGTGTTCTAACTTTTGTAATAATGTGCTGTATATTGTCTTAaactttttatgtttcattttgagATCGTTTAGAAGATGTTCTTCAAGTTCATCTAAACGTCTGTTTAGCTGAAGTTTGGTTTCTAAAACCATGTTTTTAATCGTTTGTTCATCAATATCGATTTTTGCAGAGGCTGACATCTGATCGCTTATACACTGCTTCACGTTTTCTAACGTTTTAGtaattttctcttttaaatctAAAAGTGCTGTCGAACCTTTTGCATTTTTAGATACATTGTCTATTGAAATGATATCATCCGCTCGGCAAGTTTTATGCGCAGATTTAACACAGACCGCACATAATGCACCACTATGATATTTGCAATAAAGATCAAGTTTTTTTCCATGAGTCGGGCAGGTAAGGCTAATAGAAAAATCATCAATTTTCAAGAAATCATCAATGGCAATGATTTTATGATCTTTGGTTTGTCTTGAAGATCTATGGCTTTTCTCACAGTCTCCACAACACCCCTCATCACAGTTGGTGCACCACTTCTTTGCATCCTTTGTAATGCCTTCATATCCACATGGACCACAATGCATTACTTTATTTGATTCCATGACAGTCAATAAAAACGGAAgattttttgttctttctgaaattgaaaaaaatatatgtcagtCAATGAAGAAAAATACCGTTTTCCGTCCGTCTTTTGCAAACTTGGTAATTTAATTACGCCTTGACtgattacattaaaaaaaatcttgttattAGAATCATAGTCTGAGTATAGGCTGCATACATCTTGGTCTATTTCTGTAACGTAattaattcttacatacttttgattttgtaacactgtatgctaacattgcccaagtgaaattttaaatttaagtttttataaacattgaacgacaaaaaaataaaattttctgacgtcaggcACGCGAAGAAATAAATCTGTTTGTAGATGGATGTGTTTCcgttttgttaaatttactttaaaattgttacacgatgatgactgctgtacccatattttgactattttatctattatgtctgtttagtttaCGCATCATTGTGattataacggaatttgatgagactggcAACAAAaagagaggtttagcgctataaaaccaggtttaatccaccattttctacatttgaaaatgcctgtaccaagtcaggaatacgacagttcttgtcaattcgtttttgatgtgttttgtcatttgattttgccatgtgataagggactttccaatttgattttcctttaagttcagtattttgtgattttactttttataatgattGTCATATTTGAGATCTGTTTATTTTAACGATTTTCACTTTTGTATTGCTAGAGTTAGGTagatttaaaataacttttgaaaaactcaACAATTAACTCATGTTTGCCTtgtacaatttatttcaaacgtttctaattgtttttaatattgtcaCACGGGCATGTTACTTTGTTGTCAGTTTCTACTTTGTCCTAAAATATTATGGTCTGAGAGTCTGTggatatttttatgatttcatgattatcattatattacaaacaaatatttctcgGCCTTATTTGTTGGTTATATTACCTGGCTGAACGTTGTATAATGTTTGTCAGAAATACgatgtttatgtatataaggGGCTGGATTTGGGGCCattcatttctttattcttttattttcgaacatttttttccgtttttctCTAGTTTTTACCCTATTTTccccttttttattttgtggtaATTCATTTTGCACACTTTCCATTATTCTCTTATCTAAATTTTTAacctattttttttgtattctttatttttcttgccATTCTTTCTGTACAATTTCCCCAATATCCTCTATTATTTAGACCTCATCTGGACcctcataaaaatatttaaaaatcatcGATCAATATGACCGAGTaactatgataaacaaataatttattataacaaGGAAGCTTATTACAGATTAACGTACTTTGTATCACAgtctttttattgatattttacagtttcatgtataaactattttaatatttgtaaagttttcatta comes from the Mytilus trossulus isolate FHL-02 chromosome 3, PNRI_Mtr1.1.1.hap1, whole genome shotgun sequence genome and includes:
- the LOC134710556 gene encoding E3 ubiquitin/ISG15 ligase TRIM25-like — translated: MESNKVMHCGPCGYEGITKDAKKWCTNCDEGCCGDCEKSHRSSRQTKDHKIIAIDDFLKIDDFSISLTCPTHGKKLDLYCKYHSGALCAVCVKSAHKTCRADDIISIDNVSKNAKGSTALLDLKEKITKTLENVKQCISDQMSASAKIDIDEQTIKNMVLETKLQLNRRLDELEEHLLNDLKMKHKKFKTIYSTLLQKLEHREKEFKNFREQTQRMKLHASDLELFLGTCQMNKTTMDKIELLKVEIGKEKNYAMDMKLHRVINSLMKNVKQFGEIHITETCADFQLQDANVDQAQMQVRGSKQDDTHYVELQLKRKFNIKLQHQSPGCVLLSDGRTLIADFWGSGKLLEYNEKGKYIRDVNVSDKPYDLTEIDTDRIAVTYPDVKRLEIMSIKKGTDDRKTLCEKKCFGISHCNGKIVTVVQEYCY